Sequence from the Bacillus sp. es.036 genome:
TTTAGAAGTATGGCTACCCGTTCAGGATGCGAATTATTTAGAGAAATATCAGGATACGGTTAACTTCTCAGAGGCTACCTGGTTTGACGATGCAAAAGTAGGACTCGTGGTTCCAACCTATTTAGAAGACATTAATAGCGTGAAAGACTTAAATGACCATAAGGAACTGTTCGATAGCGAAATTGTTGGTTTTGATCCTGGTGCAGGTACGATGGAAGTGACGGAACAATTAATAAAGGACTATGATCTCGATTTTGAACTAGTCCCAAGCTCCGAATCAGCCATGTTAGCAGAAATTAAAAAAGCAGTAAAAGATGAAGAACCAATCGTAGCCCCACTTTGGAGTCCACACTGGGTATTCTCCAAATATGACTTGAAATTCCTAGAAGATCCGAATAACACATTCGGTGGTGTCGAGAAAATTCACCATGCGACAAGACAAGGATTTGATGAAGATTATCCAGAGGTAAGCGAATGGTTTAAAAACTGGAAGATGAATGATCAACAAATCGGAGAGCTGATTGACTACGTAGAAAGTAGCGAAGAGCCTGTTGATGGTGCTAAGAAATGGGTTGAGGAAAATCAAGATTTGATTGATGAATGGGTAAAATAAAAGCATAAACGTAAAAAAGAAGCTAGTC
This genomic interval carries:
- a CDS encoding glycine betaine ABC transporter substrate-binding protein, coding for MIQSKKGLSVLITILMVAVLAACGNSGESGAESEGKDKTIAIGQINWAENIAVTNMWKVILEDKGYDVEFNYLNMGSTMTALDSGDLDASLEVWLPVQDANYLEKYQDTVNFSEATWFDDAKVGLVVPTYLEDINSVKDLNDHKELFDSEIVGFDPGAGTMEVTEQLIKDYDLDFELVPSSESAMLAEIKKAVKDEEPIVAPLWSPHWVFSKYDLKFLEDPNNTFGGVEKIHHATRQGFDEDYPEVSEWFKNWKMNDQQIGELIDYVESSEEPVDGAKKWVEENQDLIDEWVK